A part of Candidatus Zixiibacteriota bacterium genomic DNA contains:
- a CDS encoding DUF418 domain-containing protein, whose translation MTDIGDSKKLTDPHLGPVESGERISVIDSLRGVALLGILSMNIYFFAMPGFAYFSPRAYGGAEGLNLVVWAITNMFCNLKFMAIFSMLFGAGFLIMSERAESRGVPVGPVYYRRTLWLLVIGLIHSYLIWIGDILVPYAVCGLLLFLFRKLSAKGLLISAVIVLSVGFISITGGVLFFDFARTQSQLHEEAVEAGEKPEDLQVEMHEAWTEIKTEMFTHNEDIEEEVEAYRGGYTDILKFRIPRVIEMQTMAIPFYLLWRAGGLMLLGMSLLRRGILSGQKSKGFYLKMMILGYALGLPLTIYDSYFLYIHEFDQIYKIGLPFNYVGSIAVALGHVGLVMLICKSGWLNALMARLAAVGRMALTNYLMQSILCTTFFYGYGLGLYGHLERSTQFLVVFAVWILQLIYSPIWLKHFRFGPAEWLWRSLTYWKIQRFRKEA comes from the coding sequence ATGACAGACATCGGCGATTCCAAAAAACTGACGGATCCCCATCTCGGACCGGTTGAAAGCGGGGAGAGGATTTCCGTCATCGACAGCCTGCGGGGCGTCGCTCTGCTCGGAATTTTAAGCATGAACATATATTTTTTCGCCATGCCGGGATTCGCTTACTTTTCTCCCAGGGCCTATGGCGGTGCTGAGGGCTTGAACCTGGTTGTGTGGGCAATTACGAATATGTTCTGCAACCTGAAGTTTATGGCGATCTTTTCGATGCTGTTCGGGGCCGGCTTTTTGATCATGAGCGAGCGGGCCGAAAGCAGGGGTGTGCCGGTCGGGCCGGTTTATTACCGGCGCACCTTGTGGCTACTGGTGATCGGCCTGATACATTCCTACCTGATCTGGATCGGCGACATTCTGGTGCCCTACGCGGTCTGCGGGTTGTTGCTGTTCTTGTTTCGAAAGCTTTCCGCCAAGGGACTTTTGATCTCCGCCGTTATTGTGCTCTCGGTCGGATTCATTTCAATCACCGGGGGAGTGCTGTTTTTCGATTTTGCCCGCACACAGTCACAGCTTCACGAGGAAGCTGTCGAGGCCGGAGAAAAGCCGGAGGACCTCCAGGTCGAAATGCATGAAGCCTGGACGGAGATCAAAACTGAGATGTTCACTCATAACGAGGATATCGAGGAAGAAGTGGAGGCTTACCGCGGAGGTTACACCGATATACTGAAATTCAGGATTCCCCGGGTGATCGAGATGCAGACAATGGCGATCCCGTTTTATCTGCTGTGGCGCGCGGGTGGTCTGATGCTTCTGGGGATGTCGCTTCTTCGCAGGGGAATACTATCCGGCCAGAAAAGCAAAGGCTTTTATCTTAAGATGATGATTCTGGGGTATGCGCTGGGTCTGCCTTTGACTATTTATGATTCATATTTCCTGTACATCCATGAATTTGACCAGATCTATAAAATCGGTCTGCCGTTTAATTACGTCGGCAGTATCGCGGTCGCCCTGGGGCATGTCGGGCTGGTGATGCTGATCTGTAAGTCGGGCTGGCTGAATGCGCTGATGGCGAGGCTGGCGGCGGTTGGCCGGATGGCGCTCACAAATTACCTGATGCAGTCGATTTTATGCACCACTTTCTTTTACGGCTATGGTTTGGGTTTATACGGTCACCTGGAACGGTCCACGCAGTTTCTGGTGGTATTCGCGGTCTGGATCCTGCAACTTATTTACAGCCCGATCTGGCTAAAACATTTTCGTTTCGGCCCGGCTGAATGGCTGTGGCGAAGTTTGACTTACTGGAAAATCCAGCGTTTCCGCAAAGAAGCTTAA